A genomic window from Hyla sarda isolate aHylSar1 chromosome 10, aHylSar1.hap1, whole genome shotgun sequence includes:
- the LOC130293700 gene encoding protein spinster homolog 1-like translates to MASPQDPLLKEEEEAMEDHSDMDVEKGDIPERQNLPSLSVMSTARSIITVVILAFVNLLIYANRSSVAGVLPYIQKAYDTNASLSGLLNTLFIGSYVLVAPIAGYLGDHCNKKYTVCAGVIVWLSMTLTLSFIPDGYFLLFLLTSGLVGAGEATFCTIAPSIIADLFTSDQRTRMLNVFYSVIPVGCGLGYIIGPKVTDAARGDWHWAFRVTPGLGLIAVALMILVTKELPRTTTNGKKNNKSQKFAKWATDLKKLFKNRSFMLTTMGSTAVSFIVGAIGVWGPSYLTHARTLLQEKDPCRAEPCDYHDILIFGVVTVVSGILGVVAGTEISKRYRKSNPRADPLVCGCAMMLSAPFLLLALTFGNISLVATNIFIFIGETLLSVNFTLISDIILKVVTPWRRSSALAVQMTIYHLLGDAGSPYLIGLISDTYERGYAKSPLLKYRSLEYALMTCTIMAVIGGAFFMATALYIERDEKEAEMESEPPSSSSSSLLPADEDRASD, encoded by the coding sequence atggcctctccacaagacccattgctgaaggaggaggaagaagcaatggaggaccatagtgatatggatgtagaaaagggcgatatccctgagaggcagaacctgccatctctaagcgtgatgtccaccgcacgttccatcatcaccgtagtgatcctcgcctttgttaatttgctcatctatgcaaatcgctccagcgtggcgggggtgctgccttatatacagaaagcatatgacaccaatgctagtctgtccggcttattgaatacactgttcattggaagctacgtgctggtcgcaccaattgccggatatctgggcgaccactgtaataagaaatatactgtttgcgcaggagtcatcgtttggctgagcatgacacttaccctgtcattcatccctgacgggtacttcctgctcttcctgctgacgagtgggctggttggagccggagaggcaactttctgcaccatcgccccctccatcattgcagacctttttacgagtgaccagcggacccgcatgttgaacgtgttttactccgtcatacctgtaggctgcggactaggatacatcatcgggcccaaagtgactgatgcagcaaggggcgattggcactgggcatttcgggtcacccctggcctgggcctcatagctgtggctttgatgattttggtcacaaaggagcttccaagaacgactacaaacgggaagaagaacaacaaatcccagaagtttgccaaatgggcaacagatctgaaaaaactatttaaaaatcgaagcttcatgttaaccaccatgggatcgacggctgtatccttcatagtgggagccataggtgtatggggtccatcatacctgacccacgcacgaacactcctacaagagaaggacccttgccgtgctgaaccgtgtgactatcacgacatcctaatatttggtgtggttacagtcgtttccggcattctgggagttgtagcagggacggagataagtaaaagatatcgcaaatccaacccacgggcggacccgcttgtgtgtggatgcgcgatgatgctctccgccccttttcttctgttagcattgacttttggcaacatcagccttgttgccaccaacatcttcatcttcatcggagagacgcttctgtcagtaaatttcaccctcatatctgacattatactaaaagtagtaactccgtggaggagatcttcagccctggccgtgcagatgaccatctatcacctcctaggtgacgccggcagcccgtacctcatcggcctgatatctgacacctacgaacgaggatatgccaaatcccctcttctgaaataccgcagcctggagtatgccctcatgacctgcaccataatggcagtcattggaggggccttcttcatggccacggccctatatatagagagggacgaaaaagaagcagagatggaatcagaacctccgtcatcctcctcctcctcactgcttcctgccgatgaggaccgcgcttcagactga